The nucleotide sequence CCGTATAAGTTGCAATACCACCGGTAGGCAAATTAGTCGTGACATCTTTACCGGAATAATAGGCAGTATGAGTAGTATCATTCACCTTACCGGTTTGTGACCATTCACCAAAATAGACATCAGCATCAGCCACTTTACTAAAGTTGAATACCCCCATGCCTCCATGACTACCCGATCCAGGCATAGAAATTTTATGAATTCCATTTGTATCCGCCTTGACATAAGCAGCAAGGCTTGAAAAGCTAATAATCCTACCATTAGAAATAGATTGCACCCCAATCCCCGGCTCTCCACCTAAGGTTGGGTGACCACCACCACGTGGTTCAGTCACCCCTACGTTAACGCTAGGTTTATTCTCATCAAACTTTTGAGTTTGCCCAAAACCTGGGGCCGCTATAGCTTGTGTTACTAACCCACATGTACCTAATACTGCAATTAACACTTTAACTTTGTTCATAGCATATTCCTTATGTTAACTAATTAAATGTTAGAGTATTGCTTATTACATAGTTTTAGTACCGTCCGAAGACTGGCGCGCATACTAACGTACTTTTAATAAAAAATGAAATGATAATCATTATCATAAAACAATTGTATCTATTTGTATAGAATGGCAATTAATATAGATAACTATTTAATTATTAAATAAATATTTGCCATAACCTTAATATAAGGATGGATATAATATTAGGTGAATCACCAATAATGAGCGTAAAAAAATCAATACATATAGATAGATGAATAAGAAATTATTTCAATAATAAACTAATTTAATGGTTATTATTTAAATGGTTACTATGTGATATCAAATTAGCTATTTCACATTAATTAAGAAATATTTGACAATGAGAAATAAAAACAAAAAATATATATTCCATCTAAATGATTTAAATAGAAAAATTATTTCCACAGATATAAATATACCCTATGGATTTCAAGATGCATCGCGACGGCAAGGGAGTGAATCCCCGGGAGCATAGATAACGATGTGACCGGGGTGAGCGAGTGCAGCCAACAAAGAGGCAACTTGAAGGATAACGGGTATATATTTATTCTGAGAATAATCACTAATATATCAATTAGTAAACTCACTAAAACAAAAATATTACTAACATGACTTAAATTATAACTAAATATCATCTCCCATTGATGGAAAATAAAATAACCACAGTTTTATCGAGTAAATTTTCATCAACTGTAATTTTTTACAAAATAAATAGTCAAATGGTAACATTGATACTCTTTTAGCTCCAAGATTAAAGAGTTGAATTCAGTTATTTAAATAAATTCAGAAAAATCCCCTACCTTTCGACAGGGAATTTATGTAGATACGATAGCTCTTCGATTAATATGAAATTAACCGAGAAATCATTCCTCTCTGTCTAACCTTTAATATGATAAACAGCAAAATAGCGTTCACAAAAAGACCCAAAACCAACCCATACCAAAACCCGATAATTCCCATACGCTCGGTTACCCAATCTGTCAAAGCCAAAATAAACCCTAATGGCAAACCCACCAACCAATAACCGAATAACGGCGCGTAAAATACCGATCGGGTATCATGAAAGCCTCGTAAAATACCGGATAAAGCCGCCTGACAAGAGTCAAAGAATTGGAACAGGCATAACAGAAAGATTATGTTAAGCGCAATTATTATGACGCCATTGTCGTTAGTATAGAGTGAAATAAATGAACCTGCGAAATAATAGATTAAAACACCAATAACTGCGGAAATAGATAAAATCAAAGCAATTGAGATTTTTATAGTACCTGTTAATGATATTTTATCTCTCTTGCCAATATAGGAGCCGACTCTCACAGTTACCGCGGCTGCAATTCCCCCTGTTATGGTATAGATGATAGAGGTAATATTAAGCATAATATTATGTGCAGCAATGACTTGCGCCCCCAAAGGAGCAGCGGTTATCGCAATCACATCCAGAAAAACCATTTCAACAAAAAGAGCCAATCCACTTGGCATACCAATATAAAAAGTTCTAATTAAAGAATTATATTTTGGTAAACTGAAATCTGGCCTATATCGCCGATATTCCTTCTTTAGCAAAAAATAGATAATCAGGCATACAGCAATTAGATTATTAATAATTGCAGTTGTAATACCCGCGCCAATACCTCCCATTTCTGGCAAACCCAGTTTTCCATAAATAAGTATGTAGTTTAATGGTATATTCAATAATAAAGCACCAGCAGACAAATACATTGCGATTTTTGTGTCTTCCAATCCTTGTAGAAATGAACGAAAAACATTAAATATCATAACGCTAGGAACACCACAAGCCAGAGCAATAACATAGCCCTGGGTAATTTCTAAAATATGCTCATCGATGCCTATAAACGAAAGTAGCCAGCTAACTAACATTAATAAAATAATTATTGGTATCGAAAGTATCACCGCCAGAAACAAGTAATTTTTAAGACTGTCTTTAATCCCTTCATCATCATGTTGCGCTTTCTGCTTAGCGACATCTGCTGCCAGCATGATAATCGTCCCATATCCTAATACAAATATAGGAAACCAAATACTACTTCCTAATGTTACGGCGGCTAAATCAGCCGTAGCATAGTGACCAGACATCACAATATCCACAAAACTCATGGCTGTGCGTGCTATCTGACTAACGATGATAGGGAAAGAGAAAAATAAAAGTTGTTTTAACTCCCGCCAGTTTGAAAACTTAGCCATAATAATCCCACTAATTTATTGGTTAGTGCCAATATTGATCATACTAACAATAAATTACGACCAAAATCATTTAGAAAAGTTCGAAAAAATTAGAACGATGAGTATACCTTCTATTTTCGTTCAGGCAACAGTGAAGAAATAAATTAAACCAATCTAACGAAAACTAACTATTTCACGGAAATTTTTGTGATCTTTCTAAAAGATTGGATATTTATTTGCATATTTTGTTCTCATTTTTTATTTTAATAGTTAATGTTACTTGGCTGAAATCGTTGAAGTCTTTTGTGATAATATCCACATTCTTAAAAAATAAAGATGCCAGCATAGCGAAAGCAAATAATTAGTAACTTTTTCAAATTATTTCTTTAATTAATAAAGAATTAGCGGAAATATCATGTCTATACATGATACCGATTCTAATAGTTCATCAATCAAAAAAAGATATCAATTAAATTATTTATGAGCAATAGTAAGTAAGGCTATACCCAATGGATTTCAAGATGGATCGCGACGGCAAGGGAGCGAATCCCCGGGAGCATAGCGAACTATGTGACCGGGGTGAGTGAGTGCAGCCAACAAAGAGGCAATTTGAAAGATAACGGGTATATGGTTTTAACAAAAGCTGCTTACACCTATTCATCAAAGATATATGTCATCTTACCGTAAAAGAAGAGATCGAAAATGAAACCAGAAACTCTTGCTATCCACGGCGGATATTCCCCAGATCCAACAACTAAAGCCGTTGCCGTTCCTATCTATCAAACAACATCCTATGCGTTTGACGATACTCAACATGGTGCCGATCTGTTTGATTTAAAGGTTGAGGGTAACATCTATTCCCGCATTATGAACCCAACCAATGATGTATTGGAAAAACGGGTTGCTTTACTCGAAGGAGGAATAGCCGCTTTGACCGTTGCATCTGGCATGGCGGCCGTCACTTGCGCAATTCAATCCATTGCTAGCGCTGGAGATAACATTATATCTGTTGCTAAGTTATATGGCGGCACTCATAACCTGCTAGCTCACACATTGCCGCGATTCGGTATTGAAACACGATTTGCTGAACACGATGATATTGCAGCATTGGAGTCACTGATTGATGATCGTACCAAGGCGGTATTTTGTGAATCTATTGGTAATCCAGCCGGTAATATTGTTGATCTGAAAAAATTTGCCGACGTCGCCCATCGTCATGGTGTTCCCTTAATTGTTGATAACACTGTCGCCACGCCTGTGCTTTGCCGCCCCTTCGAGTATGGCGCTGATATTGTTATTCACTCTTTAACCAAATATATGGGAGGACATGGTAACTCTATTGGCGGCATCATTGTGGATTCCGGCAATTTCCCCTGGAAAAAATATAAGCAGCGGTTTGCTATATTGACTACCCCGGACCCCTCCTATCATAACGTCGTTTATACCGAGCAATTTGGCAAGGCTGCATTTATCGGGCATTGCCGTGTGGTACCGCTACGTAATATGGGCGCTGCACTGTCGCCTTTTAATGCTTTCCTTATTCTACAAGGATTGGAAACACTGGCATTAAGAATGGAGCGTCATACTGAAAATGCACTGAAAGTCGCTCATTATCTGCAAGAGCATCCTCAAGTTAGTTGGGTGAAATATGCCGGATTGCCAAACCATCCAGAACATCAACTGGCTCAACAGTATATGAATGGAAAGCCCTCAGCGCTCCTCTCTTTTGGTATTAAAGGCGGGCAACAATCCGGCGCGCGATTTATTGACGCACTAAAATTAATTGTGCGACTGGTTAACATCGGCGATGCTAAATCACTCGCCTGTCATCCAGCGTCAACAACACATAGCCAATTAAATGATGAAGAGTTAATTAAAGCTGGCATATCACAGGATATGATTCGCTTATCAATCGGCATTGAACATATCGACGATATTATTGCCGATCTTGCCCAAGCTCTGGATGCATCGAAATAATTTAAAGTTGTCATACACCCCGTTCCAGTGAACGGGGTTTTATTCATCGATATTCACTGTTTTTTATTCTACCTATACCCTATGGATTTCAAGATGCATCGCGGCGGCAAGGGAGCGAATCCCCGGGAGCATAGATAACGATGTGACCGGGGTGAGTGAGTGCAGCCAACAAAGAGGCAACTTGAAGGATAACGGGTATATCTCAATTATTTTTTCCTAACCCATGTTGCCGACTTTAATTATCTTGCATTTTTATCAACCAATATTAACACCATATTGAATAACTAAAACGAAAAGCATATACCCTATGGATTTCGAGATGGATCGCGGCGGCAAAGGAGCGAATCCCCGGGAGCATAGATAACTATGTGACCGGGGTGAGAGAGTGCAGCCAACAAAGAGGCAACTTGAAAGATAACGGGTATAGGGGTAATAAATTAAATAGGTAACCCTGTCGTGAATATTCGATAAAGTAACGCATCTCTCCACGACAAAAAGGAGAAATTAATAACATTCATTTTTTAAATTGATATCCATAAGGTTCAAGGATTCGAATAGAAATCGGTAATAGATCTCGGATAAATATTCATGTTAAATATACAAGGAAAATAGATGAAAATTCAGCTAACTTATACATTGCTATTAAGCACACTGTTCAGTGGATATGCTCTAGCACAAATCCCCAATGAATTCAGCCCTACACCGTTATTTGAAGATAATTTCGATGGCACAATACTTAATACCCAAAAGTGGGATTACCGTGGCCTGGGTGTCAGAAAAAATTGTATTAATACTCAATCAGCGGTTATTGTGCGAAATGGACATTTAACCATAAAAACCTATTCCGATAGCTCTTCTGGCAAGCTACAGAATTATTGCGGCATGATTTCAACACAAAAAAGTTTTCTACAATCATATGGCTATTGGGAAGCCGCTATCAGATTTAATCGTGCGGAAGGTAATCAAGTTGCATTCTGGGTCCAGTCACCGACAATGGGCCTCGATTTAACAAATCCAAAAAAATCAGGTGTCGAAATTGATGTATTTGAACATTTAGCTGAAGCGACACAGGATCAATATGATCACGCAATTCACTGGAATGGTTATGGCAGCGCTCATAAAGAATGGTCAAAGAGATTGTCTACAAATAAACTTGCTGATGGTCAATTCCATAAATTTGCTGTGGCGTGGACACCAAATGGTTATACATTTTATGTTGATGATATTCCCCAAAATCTGTCTGGACTAGATCAAGTTCCAATTTCAATCGCCAACCAATATATTATTTTGAGCTCCGAAGTGCCGCGCAGTTATCCAGCACAGGGTTATGGCCCGATAAATGAAACAACCGCAACATTCGATATTGATTATATAAAAGTTTATCCGTATATCGGTAATAAGAAATAATTCTCGATCAGGAAAAGGGCACCCAATAATTGGGTGCCACTTTCTCATTAAAACTTTATATCTACTTTCGCCCACACTGTCCGGCCGGGTTCATTCACTGAGGTATTCGCTGAATAACCAAAGGTGCTATTACCGGCAAGGTTAAGGTGTTCGCTATATTCTTTATCCAAGATATTGTCAATGCCAGCGCTCACTTTTATATCTTTGTTAACCTTATAGGCAACATTGGCAGAGAGCACGCCGAAACCGGAACTATCTTGAAAATCTTTGCCGACAACATTCCCCTGCCCCACGGCAATCCGATGCTGGCTGCTCACCAATCGCCACAAACCTGTACTGCTCCAATCACCACGTTCATAGGTCAAGCCGAAGCGGGCTTCCAGAGGTGGGATCTGAGGCATCGGCTTGTTATCCGTCCGGTTTTCTCCCCAAGCATAGGCTAGGCTGGCATCCGTTTTCCAATGATCTGTCAATTGATAACCAAAGCCCATTTCTCCGCCCATGATATTGGCATTAACATTATCAGCCTGGCTAATACGGGCGTTTGTCGGGCTATATCTAAATAAAATGAAATCACTTACACACCCTACATAGGCGGATACCCAACCATTAAAACGTTCCCCGGTATATTGGGCACCAATATCAAGCTGAGTGGTTTTCTCACTTTTTACCCCATCAAAAGCACTGGTACTCCCCGTCGGACCATAGGTAGGCGAGAACAGTTCCCAATAGTCAGGGAAACGTTCGGTGTAACCAATACCGGCATAAAACATCATTGGCATAGCCGCCAGAGTATGCTCTAAGCGCATAAAACCACTCGGTAAAGTATCATTACGCTCTTTTTCACTATTACCCGCAAATTTCTTTACTCGGCTGCGATCAAGACGGGCACCGGTTATCAATTCGCTCTGTTCTGTGGCATACCAAGTTAGCTCACTAAATAGGCCATAGTTGTAGAATTGAGCATCCTTTTGCCATACATTACCTGCTTTATTACGATGGGTATTGGTTTGCGTATCTGCGCCACTTTCCAATTTGAAGTCTTGCCATAGCCAGGTGCCCATGACTCGCCCCCCGATAACACGACGATCCAGTTGCATCGACATACCGTGGTTCATATTCATGTGCATACCACATCCATGTTTACAACCCGCAGAAGACATCCCCATTGACATGGCGCTATTCGGAGAACGCAAAGTGATATTGTCCATAATATGGTTGGTATAGTTGTAATAAACTTGGGCTTCAACCTTATCAAGCACCTCACCGAGGTTAGATTTCTCAAAACGCACACCGAGACTTTCACGTTTGAATTGCGAACCGTCCATGCTACGTCCAGCATAACGCGCTTCTCCGTCCCCTTTTCCTGCGGTGAACTCAAACAATGTGTCTTTATCCGGCGTCCACCCTAACGCCAGATCACTATTCCATTTATCCCAACGTGAAGGAACGCGATATCCACCACCATCTTTGTAGTCATTTGAACGGGATTTATTTGCCATTAAACGTAAATATCCCAATTCATTGCCAATACTGGCATCCACATTGCCATCCCAACGCTCATTTGAACCCGTCAATCCACTGGCATTGAATTTGACTCCCGGCTCATCAAATCGCGGATGTTCACGTTCAAATCTTACCGTCCCTGCTGAAGCGCCAGCCCCCCACAATACCGTTTGGGGCCCTTTAATGACGGTCAGCAAATCATAACTTTCTGGCGAAATATAGGATGAAGGCGCATCCATTCTGCCGGGACAAGCTCCTAGCATTTCTGCACCATCAGTCAAAAGCTTAATCCTCGAACCAAACATTCCCCGAAATACTGGGTCGCCATTGGTGCCACCATTACGGATTTGAGAAAATCCGGGGATGGTTTTTAAATAATCAGAGCCGTCACTTGCCGGAACCGGCTGACGAGGCGTTTTTGGCGAGGTAACAATTGCCAAAGGAGAATACAAAGGTGCTGTTACGGTAATCACATCCCCATCATTAGTTTTTGCACCCTTTACATGGTCGTGTACATCCGCTGCGGTTTCAGCCGCATAGCCATTAAAAGTCGCTAGCAAAAAAAGTGGCATGGCCGAACGGATACAATGGGATAGCCTATTTTTTTTATGAGGAGAATTTTTTTCGAACATCATCATCTTGCCTTAAATGTAAACCCACCTTCCAAAGTGATATTTCTATCAACAACGGAATAGGTTATAGAATCCAACCAAATCATTTTTGGTATGAACAAACTGTTCCTAACTCAACAATGAGCAGGACATTTCATTATGTTTAAATCAATGAGATGAGATCGGTTCAGGCGGAGCACGAGGCAACGAATCAGAAAAGATGAAATGCGGCAAAAAGGAGGCTACGGTTTGAATCGGTGGTGGCCGTGAAGTCAGCGAAGTTGACCAAAATAGCGGTGTATTCGCCAAATCCAGCATAGGTATATGGATCAGAAAAACGCAGTATCCACAGGCAATATCCTCCAACATCGACATACCAACACTATGCATACCCATCTGCATGCCATCATGATGGTTAGTACTATTAGTACTATATAACTTAGTAACATGTGATGCGGAAGAAACGTCAGAATGAGACATATTCCGAGGTATATCATCGTCAGATGACATCACCCTATGGCAATCGACCACTTTCGATGAATGAGCCTCACTAATGCTGCGCGCATGTTCCAGTGACCGGGAAATCACTGGCGCAATGAACAACATCAGTATCGCGAATATACCGAGCCAAGCTGGCAGACGACTCCGCGATGTGTAAAATTGGATCAGCGACAAACTAAGCCTATTCTGTAGAGAACACATTCAGGGACGGGATTGTACGTATTTAACGACCAAATGTTAAAACACTTTATGCAGGAATGTCGCTTTGGCGACAAAATTTGTTGTTTTTATAAAATACTCTTCGTTTTATTGAACCAAGAACACTATGACCTAGAAACAATCCAAAATGATTAACAGGTTGTTTTGGAAAAAGGGGAATCGCTACAACACATTCATTGTTCAAAAAGAATGAGAACCCCAGATTGATGGTTAGTATACCTACCATCAATCTAAAAGGTACTGTCAGCTACCTAACATGCTGACGTTCATTACAGTTACTAAGTGCTTTCATTTCTTATAATTACAGTAAAACTCTTCTAAACTAATCAGGCTTGTTAACATTAACAAACTCATTATTTGCAAAGAACTATTTGCAAGTAACTAATAGTGCCTCAGTAACTTACTGTTCTTCTTAGACGAAACTCAAACTAACCAATTTTTCTTAAGTATTTTAATTGCTTGATTCTATCCTAAATAACTTATCATCTTGAGATAGTCTGAGAACGAAGTACTTTTCTTGATTAAGTTCTGGCGGTAACTTGTCTTTCAAGATTGAAGCCACATATTGAACATGTTTATGTTCTCGCTCAACTAACATAGCAATTTTCGTTAGTTGATTGTCATGCATGAGCTCCTTCTTATCGTTTAGAAGAAAGTGATAGCATGGAATCCCCTCTTTGTCCGCAAAAAGGGTATAGGCTATATCGAAACAGGTAATCTCTCCCTGCTTCTTACCCGAACTAAAATTTGTATTGAATGAACTGAATTTATATATTCTTTGCCCAGTTCGAGTAGTAGTTCGGTCAACCTTTAATGCATATTGCTCACCATAAAGTTCCTGAGAAATAGAGGAAAAGTACTTATTTAACTTATTAAGCTGCATTTGAATTGCAGATTCAAAATCTGCCGAAAATAATTCTTCATCAATTTCATTAAGAGATTTATTCAAATTTCTAAGGGTTGTATCAACAGTTAGAATTTGCTCAATAATTGTCTCAAACTCCCCCATTCGACGGTGCTTTTCATTCAACTCTATAATTAAGGATTCCAATTCTTCTAAAGAGCCGCTTTTACTAATTTTTGCGGCTAAAGTCTGCTCCTCATTTAATAAACTTGCTAGCTTATTTTCCCTAACAACTAATTCCTGCTCAAGTGCTGGAATCTCTTTAGCTATATAACGTGCCTTCTCATCCACCATCCGATTATGAAATTCTAACAAATCCTCAAACGACTTTTGTACACCTGACAAACGTTCAGTTACCTCACCGTAGAGTGCCTTTAATTGATTAGTATCAATTTCAGTATGGCTGGAATTTATCTCTCTGATTGCTTCATCAATCAAACTTCGACGAAGTTTTAACCTACTAATAACTGAACTCGATACATTAATTTTATATTTAATCTCATCAAGTGTCTCAAGATCACTTTCAAAATTAGGGTTGATATAAAACTCCGACTTCTTTTCATTTAGTTTAGCAATCTCTGTAGAAAGCAAAGCCATAGAAGCTTCATATGCAGATCGGGTTTGCTTCGACTCAAGTCTACCCTTAAAGGACATCTCCATACGAATGCTTGCCAGGAGATTCTGCTTGGTATCGCCTTGATCAAAATTACATCCCAAGAGGAATAAATAAAGAGTTTCATATTCATCATCTCGAGTAAATTCACTCAAGGTACGAAGCGTATTTATAACACTCAACTCTCTATATCTGATGTTATGAGAAATAATTTGTGGGAAAGTTGGCTTTTTACCGAAATGCCCAGGAAAAAGTTGCTCAGTGAGTGCCGCCTCAAATTCGTCAGCAGTTTTTTGATGACCATTGATCCGGCGAATAATTTGCTTACGTGGAAGAAAATTCCTCTCAATAACAAGCTCCTCAGCGAATGGGTTATCTAAGTCAGCAGTAAGAGTAAGAGTAACTAAAACAGCTGTGTCAATGAGAAAATTCTTAACAAGCACATATTCGCTTTTGCGATTCTCTGGGTCAGTATAAATTCCTTTACCATTTGCTCCCAAACAAAAATCAATCAACATTAATACTGTTGTCTTACCAACATTGTTCCCAGTAGTCTGCTCTGGCCCTGAGAGAGTCTCATCTACGATGAGATTTAAGCCCGCGTGAAAAGGAATGTGACGGATTACACCTTCAGAGTTGGAAATTCGGAGTGATTTTAGGAACATGGTACAATATTTCCGCTATCGTTATATGAAACCAAATCTGCAAGAAATAACCAATCTAACGTTAAAACGAAAATCGGCATCGGAATATCACGTAATTTACGAGACTCCACAAAGAGATCCATCATACTGACCTCTTTATACTGTCTTACAGCCTGAAGCACATAAGCTCCATTAAAGTAAAGGCTATTAGTAGGATGAATGTCTTTAGGCAACAACATTTTCTATGCCCTTAGGATTCTTAAAAATACGGCATCTAATGAATGCATCAACAACAATGACATTCACGCAAAGTTCTAGCTCTTCCAGGGGCATTGATACATAATTAGCACTTTGCTTGACTACTGTGACAGCCCGATCAACTATATTAAAGAATAGTTCATCAGCTGAATATGTAGTACACAACTTAATGTAACTATTACGTAACGAATCAAGGACAGATTTACTCTTATTTTGACCAGCCACATCAAACTCTGCATAAATACGGCTTAGTCTGCCGTGGTGAATTTTGTAATCCTCAACAACCATAGCCGCAGTATTAAGATCGTTAAAAACCAATTTTTCATCAACATTGAATGGAGTCGGTTTGTCCACACTCGGCATATCGGAAAGATTTTCTTTCGCTAATATATTTATCACAGCAGCAATGTTCGTTTCAGTAAGTGGATTCTTCACACCTACCGATGACAACTCCTTGCTAAGAAATTCATAGACTGCTTGCTGTTTGACAATATCTAAATGGAGAATGTGATCTAGTAGAGATCTGACATCATGTATGTCAAATATAGGCTCAAACACCAATGAATGAGGGTTCTTATAGGAAAGTCTTCTTAATGCGCTAGCATCTGAGATAGAAATGAATTTGAAGCTGTACCCCCTATATGTTGTAAGGTTCTTTGACAGAGCAGACTCAATTTTTTGTTTAGTCGCAGTCGAAGAAACCTGTAACACAACTTTCTGAACAGAGTCAATCAAGTCGATACCTTCAGCATTGTGAGTATACTGATTAACATTCTTCAAAACATACCCAAAGAGTAGATTAAAAAAATGAACGTAAAAGTCTTCACAATGAAGATGCAAATCGAGTAGGTTCAACTTTCCACGTAGCTCCACTCGAGTACATAGAAATGAAAGCTTTTCTTCACATAAATTAAAGTAGGTTGAGCGATTCATGATCTATTGAATACTCCCGAACTTTCTAATGTCCCATGATTTTAATGAAAATCAGCACGCTACTATCAATCACCTGCCGGTAATCTGTGATTCTGACATTGAAGATGCTGGCGGGCAAGAGAAAACAACTTCTTGTAATTGCATTGTGCCGAATCATACAATCTTTGCAGGCTGTAAGCAGCTCAAGATATCTGGAAACAACAGAATACAATGATTCCAGTAAACGATTTCACCACTCAATGCCCTATCCTTTTACCGCATTCGTCACTTTTAATAGTAAGTGCAGGAAAGACATCAGAGTCATACATCTCTTTGAACACGGAGACAACTTCCCATATGGTTGTTCCTTTCTCGCACTGAACCTTAAGTATTAAACCTTTCAGAAATACATCAATTTATTAATAATGCCGGGTTTTCCACACTATATCATGGTCGTAGACGTAATATTAGAACGTTCACGACCATATTCTGGCAAGAGGGATTTATTAACCGTGTTGGGTGGACTTATTATTTAAATAAAAAGAAACCGCCACTGAATTTTTCTATTCGGGAGTGACGGCTTAAGCAGAATTCGAATTAACTTAACTCAGGAATTAACATCCGAATAAAATTTGCTTGTTCCGGTGATATATCATCGTCGTTGTTTATGGAATGCTTAACCAGCTCCAAGTTCGTGTCATTAATAAAATTTTCAGTGATTGAAATTCCTGCCTCCAAATTTTTAACTTGATGATAGTGTGTACAAGGCGTGAAAACAATATCACCAGGATTCTGTATACAATGAATACCTTGAGCCTGAATGAAATCGGGATATAAAGCCAAATCAGGGTTAAAAGCATCAACGTTGCCATAACCTATTTTCATTGCTTCTTCCGGCCCATAAAATACCCACTCTTTTCGACCACTCATCACCGCATTCCAAGCATGAGTAGAAGCAATGTCCAAGTGCATACGAGAGCCGCTGTTTTTAGGCCCCATATAAATCCAGCGAAGTAATAGTAATGCCGCTTCATTATGCAAAATATTGTCTGAAACACGCTGACGAATTAAGCAAGAAAAATAGTCAGGGACCTCATAATCACTCACCAATTCTTTAAAATAGAGCGAAAACGGCCACGCAGAGGCATAATAAGGATCAGGTTCTTCCATATCTTTTATATAATCAATATAGTCACCAAGAGACATATATTTATTATCTTTATTATTTGATGATCGAAATACTTTTATCAGATGATGACCAAATTTTTGCTGAAAATAGTCCCATGTCCACTTTGTTCTTGCTACCCACTGTTCAGCGCCTCCTCGAATAATAAAAGGAACTCTATTTATCATACAAGCAAACACATCCTCTATGGATGGCATGGTGAACTCTACGCATTTCTGATAACCAGAATTAGAAAAATCCATCATATTTATATCGTTCCAAAGAATAAATAGTATTTACCCATCATCTTTCAAGTTGCCTCTTTGTTGGCTGCATCTTGAATCCATAGGGTATTTTCTATAACTGGCTGAAGCAACCAGCCAGTTATAATGCTTATGTTAAAAACATCAAAAAATTTCTT is from Photorhabdus laumondii subsp. laumondii and encodes:
- a CDS encoding Slam-dependent surface lipoprotein, with protein sequence MNKVKVLIAVLGTCGLVTQAIAAPGFGQTQKFDENKPSVNVGVTEPRGGGHPTLGGEPGIGVQSISNGRIISFSSLAAYVKADTNGIHKISMPGSGSHGGMGVFNFSKVADADVYFGEWSQTGKVNDTTHTAYYSGKDVTTNLPTGGIATYTVKGINQYSGSNALHGTFTADFGQKRLTGSIANSALTVGINSVIKSDGSFVGSATAGGAVGRNSGHFFGDNAASLAGTATFAADHSKDTAFGGTKNP
- a CDS encoding MATE family efflux transporter — translated: MAKFSNWRELKQLLFFSFPIIVSQIARTAMSFVDIVMSGHYATADLAAVTLGSSIWFPIFVLGYGTIIMLAADVAKQKAQHDDEGIKDSLKNYLFLAVILSIPIIILLMLVSWLLSFIGIDEHILEITQGYVIALACGVPSVMIFNVFRSFLQGLEDTKIAMYLSAGALLLNIPLNYILIYGKLGLPEMGGIGAGITTAIINNLIAVCLIIYFLLKKEYRRYRPDFSLPKYNSLIRTFYIGMPSGLALFVEMVFLDVIAITAAPLGAQVIAAHNIMLNITSIIYTITGGIAAAVTVRVGSYIGKRDKISLTGTIKISIALILSISAVIGVLIYYFAGSFISLYTNDNGVIIIALNIIFLLCLFQFFDSCQAALSGILRGFHDTRSVFYAPLFGYWLVGLPLGFILALTDWVTERMGIIGFWYGLVLGLFVNAILLFIILKVRQRGMISRLISY
- a CDS encoding glycoside hydrolase family 16 protein, whose amino-acid sequence is MKIQLTYTLLLSTLFSGYALAQIPNEFSPTPLFEDNFDGTILNTQKWDYRGLGVRKNCINTQSAVIVRNGHLTIKTYSDSSSGKLQNYCGMISTQKSFLQSYGYWEAAIRFNRAEGNQVAFWVQSPTMGLDLTNPKKSGVEIDVFEHLAEATQDQYDHAIHWNGYGSAHKEWSKRLSTNKLADGQFHKFAVAWTPNGYTFYVDDIPQNLSGLDQVPISIANQYIILSSEVPRSYPAQGYGPINETTATFDIDYIKVYPYIGNKK
- a CDS encoding bifunctional O-acetylhomoserine aminocarboxypropyltransferase/cysteine synthase codes for the protein MKPETLAIHGGYSPDPTTKAVAVPIYQTTSYAFDDTQHGADLFDLKVEGNIYSRIMNPTNDVLEKRVALLEGGIAALTVASGMAAVTCAIQSIASAGDNIISVAKLYGGTHNLLAHTLPRFGIETRFAEHDDIAALESLIDDRTKAVFCESIGNPAGNIVDLKKFADVAHRHGVPLIVDNTVATPVLCRPFEYGADIVIHSLTKYMGGHGNSIGGIIVDSGNFPWKKYKQRFAILTTPDPSYHNVVYTEQFGKAAFIGHCRVVPLRNMGAALSPFNAFLILQGLETLALRMERHTENALKVAHYLQEHPQVSWVKYAGLPNHPEHQLAQQYMNGKPSALLSFGIKGGQQSGARFIDALKLIVRLVNIGDAKSLACHPASTTHSQLNDEELIKAGISQDMIRLSIGIEHIDDIIADLAQALDASK